In Apostichopus japonicus isolate 1M-3 chromosome 3, ASM3797524v1, whole genome shotgun sequence, a single genomic region encodes these proteins:
- the LOC139965389 gene encoding uncharacterized protein — translation MSRRRTKEGYLNVKQSGRSAFGKSWKRKWVVVQPNNTRSQVGELATLSVVLELYIEKGAYGKVNSVLVEGATEVKRVLSKSQSLAFEVRKDDKVLVAAAGESETDSQEWMAMFRQQLLNIRKKELTRLPDASEDAYRVSVIPNKYSEGLLLPGDVLAHVTSMTFGLYDLYEGTLIKEWDLRHTKRFSLQSKGPAKDVDRIAVIQFSNRCPHGDGDLLLYSFNAKAFLEKIYENLNTAMDVKSKRTRTASMLFEIPPKELEALGKEIKQEKTANDEGTNGSAQKEETNTTTSAESKDQSDAGTQLSEKEATEEMTAEPDKEGTKDAPKEEVKQEEEKTEDVSVNQPDKVENEPATVDENKKDDTNSATVDESETSPNGEEEKITEGKSEEVKATDEGPAAVDDSSSKEVEETTKDQEDDAKEVEKDTDSTQQTEAEVHAIENAQTEEKSSDKTEEEIEQDAATTTTQDGDVVENDADQGNETAVADAEDKEEKHQTEVDAVGEGEQKPEVDTIENAPLAADEKEGEEKAEVKEEGKEEEKAQDKEDETTESVPPPNEGSNEEEPEQKETPRNEDPAEEQSDVPQESKSIVAADEAEGDTKETSEESPKELPIESPDQEQIESNQTTELAKDDQASEKAETSPAEEQKTEEHGADKDQVEKPSTEVNESADQNQDKNTEVTGETVDEQSDKTEAVEVQEADDQVTEQEQGKNDTETKPSTGADEEPAQPHEDKEET, via the exons ATGAGTCGAAGACGGACCAAAGAGGGATACCTCAATGTAAAACAATCCGGACGATCCGCATTTGGAAAG TCATGGAAACGGAAATGGGTAGTTGTGCAACCCAACAATACAAGAAGCCAAGTAGGAGAATTGGCAACGCTTTCTGTCGTCCTCGAATTATACATAGAGAAGGGAGCTTATGGGAAGGTGAACAGCGTCCTGGTCGAGGGCGCAACGGAAGTTAAAAGGGTGCTGTCAAAAAGCCAATCCCTTGCCTTTGAAGTCCGGAAGGATGACAAAGTACTTGTGGCAGCTGCCGGCGAAAGTGAGACAGACTCGCAAGAATGGATGGCGATGTTTCGTCAACAGCTTTTAAACATTCGTAAAAAAGAATTGACCAGATTGCCGGATGCCAGTGAAG ATGCGTATCGTGTATCAGTCATACCTAATAAATATTCAGAGGGTCTTTTGCTGCCTGGTGACGTACTTGCACACGTGACTAGCATGACGTTTGGACTCTACGATCTCTATGAAGGAACACTCATAAAAGAATGGGATCTGCGTCACACAAAACGGTTTTCTCTTCAGAGTAAAGGACCAGCAAAGGATGTCGATAGGATAGCGGTCATTCAGTTCAGCAA CCGCTGTCCACATGGGGATGGAGATCTTCTCCTTTACAGTTTTAATGCAAAAGCCTTCTTGGAAAAAATCTATGAAAATCTCAATACTGCAATGGATGTCAAATCCAAAAGAACTCGAACGGCTTCAATGTTATTTGAAATCCCTCCAAAAGAATTGGAGGCGCTGGGGAAAGAAATTAAGCAAGAGAAAACTGCAAATGATGAAGGGACAAATGGTTCCGcccaaaaggaagaaacaaaTACTACAACCAGTGCTGAAAGCAAAGACCAGTCGGATGCCGGGACGCAGTTAAGTGAAAAGGAGGCAACGGAAGAAATGACTGCCGAACCAGACAAAGAAGGAACAAAAGACGCACCAAAGGAAGAAGTTAAGCAAGAGGAAGAGAAAACGGAAGACGTGAGTGTTAACCAACCAGACAAAGTTGAAAATGAACCTGCCACGGTAGATGAAAACAAGAAAGACGATACGAATTCTGCCACAGTGGATGAAAGTGAGACTTCGCCAAACGGTGaagaagagaaaataactgAAGGAAAATCAGAGGAAGTAAAAGCTACAGATGAGGGACCGGCTGCTGTGGATGATTCTTCGAGTAAAGAAGTAGAAGAAACAACGAAAGACCAGGAAGATGATGCAAAGGAAGTCGAGAAAGATACAGATAGCACTCAACAAACTGAGGCAGAAGTACATGCCATTGAGAATGCCCAAACTGAGGAGAAATCTTCAGACAAAACTGAGGAAGAAATCGAACAGGATGCAGCAACTACCACAACTCAAGATGGAGATGTGGTCGAGAATGATGCCGACCAGGGCAATGAGACTGCTGTCGCAGATGCCGAGGACAAGGAGGAAAAACATCAGACGGAGGTTGATGCTGTTGGGGAAGGCGAACAAAAGCCGGAGGTGGATACGATTGAGAATGCACCTTTAGCTGCAGATGAAAAGGAAGGCGAAGAAAAGGCAGAAGttaaagaagaaggaaaagaagagGAAAAAGCACAGGATAAAGAAGATGAAACCACGGAAAGTGTCCCACCACCTAATGAGGGTAGCAATGAAGAGGAACCAGAACAGAAGGAAACACCGCGTAATGAGGATCCTGCAGAAGAACAAAGTGATGTCCCTCAAGAGAGCAAAAGCATTGTTGCTGCTGATGAGGCCGAGGGAGACACCAAGGAAACGTCTGAAGAAAGTCCTAAGGAACTTCCCATTGAATCACCCGATCAGGAGCAAATTGAGAGCAACCAAACGACGGAGCTGGCAAAAGATGACCAGGCATCAGAGAAAGCGGAGACTTCTCCAGCGGAGGAACAGAAGACGGAAGAACATGGAGCTGACAAAGATCAAGTGGAGAAACCTTCCACGGAAGTGAACGAATCGGCAGATCAAAACCAAGATAAGAATACAGAAGTCACAGGTGAGACAGTTGATGAACAGTCGGACAAAACGGAAGCAGTTGAGGTACAAGAGGCAGACGACCAAGTCACAGAGCAGGAACAGGGAAAAAATGACACAGAAACAAAGCCATCAACCGGAGCTGACGAAGAGCCAGCTCAACCACACGAAGACAAAGAGGAGACATAG
- the LOC139965403 gene encoding CKLF-like MARVEL transmembrane domain-containing protein 4 isoform X1 → MAASHMDTMASPSYNEPVAETERRKVCGIDMNYARSIYGTVKLAQVLLSLLAFCLVAFIAGTNVRAIFFAIVTFFAFFLNLVLFFGFATSLHKNVKLFNWYYWDLVISGVGVPVLFLFSTLTVTSIFRPVILAAGIFGFIDMIAFGINTFFAFKRYRENKQRLARQPEYQVDY, encoded by the exons ATGGCAGCCTCTCACATGGATACGATGGCATCCCCATCCTACAATGAGCCGGTAGCAGAGACGGAAAGACGGAAAGTTTGCGGCATCGATATGAATTACGCTAGAAGCATTTACGGGACGGTAAAATTAGCACAAGTG CTCCTGTCTCTGCTGGCCTTCTGTTTGGTTGCATTTATCGCTGGGACTAACGTTCGAGCCATATTTTTTGCCATCGTGACTTTCTTTGCCTTTTTCTTAAATCTTGTTTTGTTCTTTGGTTTTGCAACATCGCTCCATAAGAATGTGAAATTATTCAACTGGTATTATTGG GATTTGGTCATCTCAGGAGTTGGTGTTCCGGTGTTGTTCCTTTTCTCAACGCTCACAGTGACATCCATCTTTCGTCCTGTCATTCTTGCTGCTGGG ATTTTTGGCTTTATTGACATGATTGCATTTGGAATCAACACCTTCTTTGCATTCAAAAGATACCGAGAAAATAAACAGAGGTTGGCCCGACAACCAGAATACCAGGTGGATTACTAA
- the LOC139965403 gene encoding CKLF-like MARVEL transmembrane domain-containing protein 4 isoform X2 produces MAASHMDTMASPSYNEPVAETERRKVCGIDMNYARSIYGTVKLAQVLLSLLAFCLVAFIAGTNVRAIFFAIVTFFAFFLNLVLFFGFATSLHKNVKLFNWYYWDLVISGVGVPVLFLFSTLTVTSIFRPVILAAGIFGFIDMIAFGINTFFAFKRYRENKQRLARQPEYQS; encoded by the exons ATGGCAGCCTCTCACATGGATACGATGGCATCCCCATCCTACAATGAGCCGGTAGCAGAGACGGAAAGACGGAAAGTTTGCGGCATCGATATGAATTACGCTAGAAGCATTTACGGGACGGTAAAATTAGCACAAGTG CTCCTGTCTCTGCTGGCCTTCTGTTTGGTTGCATTTATCGCTGGGACTAACGTTCGAGCCATATTTTTTGCCATCGTGACTTTCTTTGCCTTTTTCTTAAATCTTGTTTTGTTCTTTGGTTTTGCAACATCGCTCCATAAGAATGTGAAATTATTCAACTGGTATTATTGG GATTTGGTCATCTCAGGAGTTGGTGTTCCGGTGTTGTTCCTTTTCTCAACGCTCACAGTGACATCCATCTTTCGTCCTGTCATTCTTGCTGCTGGG ATTTTTGGCTTTATTGACATGATTGCATTTGGAATCAACACCTTCTTTGCATTCAAAAGATACCGAGAAAATAAACAGAGGTTGGCCCGACAACCAGAATACCAG